The following proteins come from a genomic window of Pseudomonadota bacterium:
- a CDS encoding undecaprenyl-diphosphate phosphatase, producing MSTINTIILGIIQGVTEFLPVSSSGHLVIAEHLLPNWHQPGIVFEILLHLATLLAVVIFFRRDITMLAGAVLRPEPHTKDRRHLFFMLMLASIPTGIVGFFGKKFFTSVFNRLDLVGLMLLITALLLWLAEKRITPEKTVVDGKSALLIGTVQGLAILPGISRSGSTIAAAMLAGIAGESAARFSFLLSIPAITGAVLLNLKEISTLPPEQLPACLDGFAAALITGLMSLKLLLLIIKKRRLSFFAGYCLIAGIATLLLALS from the coding sequence TTGTCAACCATAAACACCATCATTCTCGGCATTATTCAGGGAGTCACCGAGTTCCTGCCGGTCAGCAGTTCGGGACATCTGGTCATCGCCGAACACCTGCTGCCCAACTGGCACCAGCCGGGAATCGTCTTTGAAATTCTTCTCCACCTGGCAACCTTGCTGGCGGTAGTCATCTTTTTTCGCAGAGACATAACCATGCTGGCAGGCGCCGTTTTACGTCCCGAACCTCACACCAAGGATCGCCGCCATCTCTTTTTCATGCTCATGCTGGCTTCCATCCCCACCGGAATCGTCGGTTTTTTTGGGAAAAAATTTTTCACCTCAGTTTTCAACCGCCTTGATCTGGTCGGATTGATGCTGTTGATCACCGCCTTGCTTTTATGGCTGGCGGAAAAAAGAATCACCCCTGAAAAAACCGTGGTCGACGGCAAAAGCGCCCTCCTCATCGGCACGGTGCAAGGCCTGGCCATTCTGCCCGGCATTTCCCGTTCCGGTTCCACCATCGCCGCCGCGATGTTAGCTGGAATCGCGGGAGAAAGCGCGGCCCGTTTTTCCTTTCTGCTCTCAATTCCGGCGATCACCGGGGCCGTTCTCTTGAATCTGAAGGAAATCAGCACCCTGCCGCCGGAGCAGCTTCCGGCCTGCCTCGACGGTTTTGCCGCAGCCCTGATCACCGGTCTCATGTCATTGAAACTACTGCTTTTAATCATT